Proteins from a single region of Styela clava chromosome 1, kaStyClav1.hap1.2, whole genome shotgun sequence:
- the LOC120348290 gene encoding putative ribosomal N-acetyltransferase YdaF: MNSIIVSEKLKLKVLNPLEDAEIAFSIVQINRQYLEKWLPWVGMTTCVENEINYLKGALERFQNGLGLEMGIFERNTEGGNEILNFIGMCGIVRIDRQNEESQFGEIGYWLDYEHRGQGIITKCCEKLVEFAFKTLNLNLLKIVAHQDNQASISVAKRLEFTLTDEKAKDCHPKYHRDPTKLLIFVKYRNEWANIS, translated from the exons ATGAATTCCATAATAGTTAGCGAAAAGTTGAAGCTGAAAGTTTTAAATCCTTTGGAAGACGCAGAAATAGCTTTCTCAATTGTTCAGATAAATCGCCAGTATCTAGAAAAATGGCTTCCTTGGGTAGGAATGACGACTTGCGTTGAAAACGAAATAAATTACTTGAAGGGAGCTCTAGAACGTTTCCAAAATGGCCTAGGCCTGGAAATGGGAATCTTTGAACGAAATACGGA GGGAGGGAACGAAATATTGAATTTCATTGGAATGTGTGGAATTGTGCGAATTGACAGACAGAATGAGGAAAGTCAGTTTGGTGAAATCGGTTATTGGTTGGATTATGAGCATCGGGGACAAGGCATTATAACAAAGTGTTGCGAAAAACTCGTTGAATTTGCTTTTAAGACTTTGAACCTAAATCTCCTGAAAATAGTGGCGCATCAGGACAACCAGGCAAGCATATCAGTAGCCAAACGATTGGAATTCACACTCACTGATGAAAAAGCGAAGGACTGTCACCCAAAGTATCACAGAGACCCAACCAAATTACTCATATTTGTCAAGTACAGGAATGAATGGGCAAATATTTCGTAG